A stretch of the Capsicum annuum cultivar UCD-10X-F1 chromosome 10, UCD10Xv1.1, whole genome shotgun sequence genome encodes the following:
- the LOC124887696 gene encoding uncharacterized protein LOC124887696, whose amino-acid sequence MTGFHTCIAKMVVDEDMQDKMTDQISSYQNAKELFGIATAIRQRDKKSPVEWWRLYGSETPELQKFAIEILGLTCIASGCERNWSVFEHIHTKKRNRLTLEHLSNLVFIKYNRTLRCRYNVRNGFDPINLDNIDDANEWLTGIENIEDESVFDGDTTFIWSVVAEASGVDERRYDLRASTSSSYDKGTGDEEDEEVENDENYVDTQGIEELDNLNELEEL is encoded by the exons ATGAcgggatttcatacttgcattgcAAAGATGGTTGTTGATGAAGATATGCAAGATAAAATGACCGATCAAATAAGTTCTTATCAAAATGCTAAGGAACTTTTTGGTATAGCAACTGCAATAAGACAAAGAGACAAGAAGTCACCAG TTGAATGGTGGAGGCTTTATGGTTCAGAAACTCCAGAGTTACAAAAGTTCGCCATCGAAATTTTGGGTTTAACTTGTATCGCTTCTGGGTGTGAAAGAAATTGGAGCGTGTTCGAACAC ATCCATACCAAAAAAAGGAATAGACTAACTCTAGAGCACCTCAGTAACTTGGTGTTCATAAAGTACAATAGAACTTTGAGGTGTCGCTACAACGTTCGCAATGGATTTGATCCAATTAACTTGGACAACATTGATGATGCCAATGAATGGCTAACTGGAATTGAGAATATTGAAGATGAATCAGTTTTTGACGGAGATACTACTTTCATATGGAGTGTTGTTGCTGAGGCAAGTGGAGTTGATGAGCGTCGTTATGATTTACGGGCTAGTACTTCAAGCTCGTACGATAAGGGAAcaggagatgaggaagatgaggaAGTTGAAAATGATGAGAATTATGTTGATACTCAAGGAATAGAAGAATTGGACAACCTTAATGAACTAGAAGAGCTTTAA